Genomic window (Pirellulaceae bacterium):
CCTCTTGTTGGATCTACTGAATGATCCAGTCGCCGCGGTTCGAATCGAAGCCGCTTCGGCCCTTCTTTCAGCCGGTGAATCCCAATCAGCAACCAACGTACTTTTAAGCGAGATCCGCGGTGACAATGTTGATGTGATCCTGCGGGCAATTCGGGCACTGCAACTGAATTTCAAGACGGCACGACCTGACCGCGAGACAGTTCAAGCTGTCTTGGATCGAGCAACAGAAAAAGAAACGACTAGCTCGCATCCCTGCTGGATGTTCGTCCGATTCAGCGCCGATGCCTTGCGAAACCACCTGAAACAATAAGACAAGAACAGCGTCTGATGCAGACCAGCGAGCGAGCAAGTCACTTAACAGCGACTCATGTAGCCTGCTGAAAAACTCCAGCCTTGTATGCCAAAATGAATTCAAATTGCATTGTGGAAGACAAGAAGAAAAGTACCATGTCGAATTTTCAAATTGATTTTCGCCCCCAGCTCGTTGATCCAACAGCATTCATTGCCGAAAACGCAGTGGTACTAGGCGATGTGACGATCGGGGCCGAGGCGAGTGTTTGGTTCAATGCGGTCGTTCGTGGCGACACGAGTCCGATACAAATCGGTCCTGGCTCGAATGTGCAAGACAGTTGTGTCCTGCACGCCGACCCAGGTTTCCCCTGTGAGATTGGAGAGAACGTTACCATCGGACACGCTGCCGTCGTTCATGGAGCGACGATCGAGGACAATGTCTTGATCGGCTTGCGTGCCGTTGTCCTGAATGGAGCCAGAGTTCGTTCGGGAAGTGTCATTGCCGCTGGTGCAATCGTCACCGAGGGAGTAGAAATCCCACCTCATTCACTCGTAATGGGAGTGCCAGGCAAAGTAGTTCGAGAAACGACCGAGCAGCATCTAGCGCAGATTCGTCATGCAGCTGAACATTACAAGATTGCAAGTCGAAAATACAATTCTCGGTTGGAGAGCTGATGAGTAACACGGTGACCCAACGTGTTATTTCGATCCGTTCATGAACAGAACATTAAACTTCAGAACTGAGTAAGTGCCGATGACAAAGGATTTGATTGATTTACTATCAGTTGCATTTCGGCGAGTCTCTATTTCCACCGAAAACCGAAATAGAATGCAGGCAATCATGATTATTCGTTGCTTATTCTTACTCTGCTTTCTGGCAATGCTACCAGACCCGGTCAAGGCGCTTCCACCGGACCAGTCCCTGGAGATGCAGTTGTGGGCAGCCGAACCTCAACTGCGTGATCCGGTTGCCTTGTCATTCGATAATTCGGGGCGGCTGTATGTGGTTCAATCGGCTCGACGCAGCTCAGTTGACATCGACATCCGCCAACATAAAGAGTGGGTTCTCGACGATCTTGGCAATCAATCCATCCACGATCTCCGGCAATTTTTCCGGCAAAAGATGGCGCCGAAATTCAGCGACACCAATCGGTCATGGCTGGAGGATCGCAATCATGACGGCAGCCACGACTGGAAGGATTTACAAGAGGTCACAGAAACGATCCAACTGCTGGAAGATCGGGATGGCGATCGAAAAGCTGATCACTCCACCGTGTTCGCGACCGGCTTCCAAGAAGAGATCACAGGAGTTGCTGCGGGCGTGATGCCATTGGGAACGGATGTTTTTTTCACCGTCTACCCTGATCTTTGGCGTCTGTCAGATGCGAACCGGGATGGCGTGGCAGAAAAACGTCAGTCGGTCCACCGAGGCTTTGGTGTCCACGCAGCTTTTGACGGTCATGATCTGCACGGCTTGACCATTGGTCCGGAGGGAAAAATCTATTTCAGCGTAGGTGACAACGGCTTTTCAATCAAACCCACAGGCGCGACACCGATTCACTATCCAAACACAGGCGGTGTACTGCGCATGAATCCCGATGGGAGTGAGCTGGAAGTCTTCGCAATCGGTTTACGCAACGTGCAGGAGATCGCCTTTGATGAGTATGGAAATCTATTTTCTGTTGACAACGACGGAGACTTGGCAAATGAGCGTGAGCGGTTCGTTTATATCGTGGAGGGCGGCGACTCGGGCTGGCGACTGAATTGGCAATTCCGCACCGAAGGCTGGTCGAAATTCACCCAAGGGCCTGCCTACAACCCTTGGATTGAGGGCCAATTATGGAAACCCCATTTCCAGGGACAGGCGGCCTATATCGTGCCTCCAATTTCGAATTATTCCGTGGGCCCCGGCGGCTTCAAATACAACCCGGGTACTGCACTCAACGACCACTATCGTGGTCACTTCTTTTTGTGTCAGTTTCCCGTCAAAAAAATCACGTCGTTTCAAGTTCGACCTAATGGAGCTTCGTTCTCGATGACGAACGAACACACGTTCCATGAAGGTTTAATGGCCAGTTCAATCAACTTTGGACCGGACGGCGCGCTTTATATTGCTGACTGGGATGGAATGTGGAGTCCCAATGGACGCGGAAAAATATATCGAGTCGACGAACCCAAGGCAGCCAACGGAGAGCGACGCAAGAACGTTGCTAAACTATTGCAAACAGGCTTACGCGATCACCGGATCACGGAGGTGAGTGAGTTACTCGGCCACCCTGACCAGAGGATTCGACGACTGGCCCAATTTGAACTCGTACGACGCCAGGCTGCCGCCACCTGTTTGCAAATAGCTGCCACAACATCCGCCCCCCAATTGGCTCGCATCCATGCCCTTTGGAGCCTCTTGCAAATGCAGGCTCATTGCTTACCCGACTTGACCACACAGCTACCTTGGCAAGATGCAGATCCTGAAATTCGCGCTCAGGTTGGCAAATTAGCAGGTGACATGAAACTCGACACCGCGACAAAACAGGTAAGACAATTACTACAAGACCCATCGGCACGGGTCAGGTTTCATGCAGCGATTTCAATCGGCAAACTGGGCGCCGCCGAGGCGACAAACGAGCTGTTCCAGTTGGCAAAGCAAAATGCAAATCGGGACCCCATGTTGCGACACGCAGTCATCATGGGTCTTGCGAATGCAACCCCGCCTGCCCAATTGGCGCTTGCCAAAGACGACCCTTCCGTCTTTGTGCGATCCGTTTGCGTCGTCGCGTTGCGTAAGCGGCGAGCTGAAGAACTCGCCCACTTCTTGACTGACTCGGATCCCTGGGTCCGCCGAGAAACAGCTGCTGCAATCCATGATGACTTCTCACCTCCTATCGCCCTGAAAAAGCTCGCTGCTCGACTCAATGAACAGCCAACGGAAAGTGACCCCGCAATCATCCGCCGAGCAATCAGTGCTAACTTTCGACTGGGACGAAACCAGGATGCTGCGCGATTGATCAACTGTGCTGCAGATGCCAGCATGTCCCTCGAGATGCGTCTCGAGTCGCTAAACTGCTTAATGCGTTGGGCAGAAAACCCCAGCTACGATCGAGTGGTCGGACGCATTCGCGAACGCGAACCGCAAGATGTCAGTGACGCTCGCAATTTGCTTCAAAGCCACATTGAATCATTGTTGCAAAACCAAGAGCCCGAACTGGATGTTGCCATCGCACGACTCGTTCGTGAACGAGAACTCGATGTTCCCAATGAAATCTTCGCTCGCTGGTTTCGCACAGAAGATCAACCACTGCCGATACGAATAGAATCGTTAAAGACCCTGGCCGCACGAAATTCCCCGCAACTTGCTGAACAATTGGAAATCGCCTTGGCAACGAACGAACAAGCGTTACGAGCCACCGCTTTCCAATTACTGACCACCCGCAATCCGCAACGGGCGATCGATTGGCTGACTGAGCAGTGGCCCGACATCGATTTGCAAGAACGTCAGGCCGGGATTCGACTTCTCGCTGCTCTCGACAAACCGATGGTGAAGCGATGGTTGAGCTCTTTGCTGGAAAAGTGGTCCCTCGGACAACTAGAGCCCGAGTTGTATCTGGATGTACAGCAGGCGATTCAGCAACGGGCGAACCGCGATCTCTTGGCTCGCTTGCAACCGTTGACAAACAAACATTCTGACCAAATCAACCTGCTCGGAGGTGATGCCGCGCGTGGAGAACACATTTTCAAAAATCACGTCACCGCCCAATGCGTGCGTTGCCATCTGGCCGGTGGAGGTAGTAAACAAGCAGGACCGGAACTCCAGGAGATTGGCAAACGAGTCGACCGGACCTACCTATACGAAGCCTTGATTGAACCTAGCAAAAAAATTGCCAAAGGTTATCAAACGGTAGTTTTGGAGACAGACGATGGACGACAAGTCACCGGTAATATCATCGCAGAAGATGAATCATCACTGACAATCATGAACTCGACCGCGAAGCCACAAAAGATCGCAAAACAATCGATTGAATCGAGAAGAATAAGTCAGTTGTCAACAATGCCATCGATGAAAGACGTCTTAACGCAATTCGAGATCCGCGATCTCATCGAGTATTTATCCCAATAACGTCACTGAACCATCCAGTAACAGTCGTACGTTCTCACCGCGCTGTGAATCCACCACGGCTTGCCGAACCGACCTTCTGTGAGCCAGTCTCAGAAAAACATCCAGTCGATACTCACGATTTTTCCTGTGACACATGCACATCCATTTGTGGAAATGGAATGCCGATCCCCGCTTCATCCAAGTGCATTTTGATCGCCCGCATGAGTTCTTCCCGCTTGCCCGAGTATGCGGCCGCTGGAAACCAGACTCGCACCACCCAATTCACGGACGAATCCGCCAGTTCATTCAGATAAATCTGTATGCCGCGTCCTTCCCCCTCAATGATTCCGTCTAACGACTGAACCGCAGCCAGCAGGATCGCACGAGTCGTGTCAATCTCGGCCGAATAATCAACACCTACATTCACGTCGATTCGACGCTCGTTGTGATGCGTCACATTCTCAATGATCCCGCCCGAAATCATACTGTTGGGTACCACGATTCGCCGATTGTCAGGCGTATCGAAGGTCGTGGCAAACAGGTCGATCTCATTGACCTTCGCCGTAATGCCAGCGGCATTGATGACATCGCCGACCTTGAAGGGGCGAAACACCAACAACATCACCCCAGCCGAGAAGTTTGAGAGCGTACCCTGGAAAGCAAGACCCACGGCAAAACCTGCCGCACCAATCACCGCTGCAAAGCTGGTCACTCCAATACCAAAGTACTGTAACACTCCCAGACCAGCACCAACGATGATCAGGTAAAAAATGACCTTTCCGACAAATCGCCCCAACGTTTCATCAACCCGTTTTCGGACCGGAGCGCTACAAATTCGTGCGACAAATGCCGCAAAGAAATAGGCGAGAATAAAAACGACAAATGCGGTGGCCGCCGGTAGAGCGTAGCCCTTCAACAACACTCCCACGCCGGAAACGGCCGACTGAAAGTCACCAGACTGAAGCGATTCAAGTGTTGTTGAGGCTTGGCTTCCCAGATCCTGAACTGATTTTTCAATTTCTTGCTTCACGTCGTCCTTCGCATTACTCTCCTGCCCCAAAACGGTCATCTCTGAAGCAGAAAATGCAACTGAGATCGCGAATAGTAGAAGCTTCCATTTCATTCCAAGACTCCTGAAAACAATCATTAAAATTCATCTTGCAAGATTTGAACTTACAAAAATGAGCGGCCAACAAGTAAACGTTTGAAAAGAACTACCCTTGGAAGGTTTTAACAAGTTCAAATTCAATCGGATATGGGCAGGACGCTTGAAAACAATCAAGAGTTTTTGCCCCTTGTTTCTATCAGCTCAACACGGTCTTCCTTGCCTACCCAGTATCAAAAATTCCCCGCAGAAGGGAATCAAGAACAGACTTATAAAAAAACCTTTGGTCGGTATCAAGGGATAACCGGCAATGGCACGGCCGCGTTCGACCTCCACGAATCGTGGCAGGCGGATGGACTTGGTCTTCTCAATTCCGTAGTTCGCCCCGCATATCGGCTCGCCTCTCGAACGTTCCATCACACAGCATGCTGCCACTCGATGCGTTCTATATATCGACTTGGTAAATCGCTCGGTAGAATAGTCGGGCAGCGAGTAAAAACAGAAACGTCGTGTGAATCGAATGTGTTCGATTACGAGCGTTGCATTTCAGCAAGAGCCAAAACAGAGAAGCATTGAATCACTGTGAAATATCGTGACCGCAGACCGTTACGCCCCATGGCCATCGAATTACTCGAGAATCGAATTCTCCTGGCAGTCGACCATGTCGTCCACATCAGCGTCGATGGCTTAGCATCGCGTTGGCTTGAACCACTCTTGCGTGCAGAAGAACGAAATTCCAGCGGGGACTATTCAACGTTTCTGGAGTTGCAAAACGAAGGTGCATGGACGCTCAATGCGCGCACCGATGCAAATTACACATTGACCTTACCCAACCACAGTTCGATGTTAACGGGGCGACCTGTATTGGAGCACAACAGTCTTCCATTGCAGATTGGACATGCCTGGACGGACAATAATGATCCGCCTGTTGGGCAGACGCTTCACGCCAATCATCCCGATTTAGACTACGTGAGCAGCGTCTTTGACGTAGTCCATGATCAGGGTGGATCCACAGCGTTGTATGCGACCAAGAGCAAATTCTCGCTTTTCGACAGATCTTACAATTCCTCCAATGGAGCTGCAGATACGAATCCCAAAGGTGGCAACAACGGTCGAGACAAAATTGACCGCTATTTTGTATCTGCTGACATTTCTCAGGTCGTCGATCAATTTGCAGCTTCGCTCGGCAGGGAAGAGTTCACCTACAGTTTTTTGCACCTAGCCGGGCCTGACCGGAAGGGGCACCAATTCGGCTGGGCGTCCCCAGCCTGGAATGAATCTGTCAAAGAATCCGATCGCCAAATTGCTCAAGTGATGAACATGATCAGATCGGATTCAGGACTGCGAGATTCGACCGCGATGATCGTAACTTCGGATCATGGAGGACTTTCCACAGGCCACGCGTCGGCCGCAGAACTTGCGAACTACCAGATTCCTTTTTATGTCTGGGGAACGGATGTCCAAGCAGGTGCCAATTTATATTCGATTTATTCCTCCACAACATCAGATCCGGGTTTCGGTCAACCAAATTTTTCGAATGCTCAACAACCGATTCGCAACGGTGACTCAGGGAACTTAGCATTGGAGCTTTTGGGATTGCCACCCATTCCGGGATCGACCCTTCGCAATTTACACCCTTGTGCCGTTAACGCGACTTGTGATTTACCTCCCGACCGTTCTCCATCGGAGTCATTCGACTTCGGTGACGCACCGGCACCATTTCCAACTTTACAGGAAGAAGCGGGAGCTTTCCACAAGCTAGAACCGGGATTCTTTCTTGGTTCGATGGTAGATGCTGAATCAGATGGGCAGCCAGATCGCCAGGCCCTGGCTGATGATGATGAAGACGGGATCACTTTCATTTCCGCAATGGTGCCAGGCCAGACAGCTTCCCTTGATGCAGTCGCATCAGAAGCGGGTATTTTGCAGGCCTGGTTCGACTGGAACGTGGACGGTGACTGGGCCGATTCAGGTGAACAGGTGGTCGCCAACCAACCACTTACGGCCGGCAGCAATCGTTTAACCTTTCAAGTTCCATCAGCCGTCACATCAACTTCTTTGTTCGCTCGTTTTCGATTTTCACGTCAGCTTGATCTGTCACCTAGCGGTTCTGCTGAGACGGGTGAAGTCGAAGATTATCAGGTCATCATTCAAACCGAGCCGATGACGATCGGCGAAGTCAGGGCTGGGAACGATTCATTTCAAATGCACAGCGGAACAGCACCCGTCAGCTTGCCAGTCTTGACCAATGATCAGGGGACGGGTGAACTGACAATCATCAATCTAATCCAATCCGACTTGGGGCAGGCAACCATCGCGAGCAATGGCAGAAGCATTATCTATGCGCCCGCGGCAAGCTTTCAAGGAAGGGAAACATTGGTCTATCAAGTTCAGGATTCGGGAGGATCAGTTGGACAGGCGAACGTTTTGATCCAAGTGAACAGCATGATTTCGCCTCATCCGCATCCGCCCTCCAAAAATGATGGTCCTGAAGTTGCTCTGCGACTGAAAGCGACAAACGAATCTGGCGACGCAGTCACCCAGGTGGCTCCTGGTGAACAATTTTGGCTTTCGCTGTTCGTTCAAGATGTTCGTCCCGATGCAAAAGGGGTGGCTCACGCATTCGTTGACGTGGTTTTTGATGGCAAGCTGACAGCCAAAGGTCCCCTGGTGGCCGGGCCACTTTATTCGGTGGAGGCAGCGGGCATGCTTGAAATCGGGCAGATTAACGAGGCCGGAGGCCGACAAGCAAGTGCCCCCGGACCGCAGGAAGCGTTGCTGTTCAAAGTCCCTTTAGCCGTCGATGATTTTGGACTGATAAGATTCAAGATCGTAACGGCTGATTCGGCTGACCATGATCTGCGCTTGATCGGCGCTGCTGATGCGACGCCTTTTCGTCACTGGAATGTTTCAACACTGGAGTTGCAAGTGATTCAAGACCAGGAGACGGCCTTTGATCCTCGGGACGTTGATCAAAACCAAATCATTACCCCGTTGGATGCTCTGCTCGTCATTAACGATCTCAATCAACATGGAGCCCGCATTTTGGCTGATTCGCCGCAAGCTCCTGCACATCCTGTGGATGTCAACGGAGATGGTGCGATCGCGGCCATCGACGTGCTCTTGATCGTCAACTGGCTAAATCGTCAGGCTCAACCTCGCGAGATCGCTCGACCGGCGATCGTGGCAGCAATCGCGGCTGATCTACTGTTCGAAACCTGGAGCCAAGACGAAGAAGCTCAGACGGTGCTCATACCGTCGCCAGCAAGCGAACAGGCGTTTGCTGCCCCATTCACATCCGATAAATTGAATCGGTCACAAATTTCGTAAGATGGGGAGCGTGACCACCGGTGCCTATTGCTGCTTCCGTCGAATGTCATAACACATGAGCTTATCTTGCTCACGCAACAGTAACCTGCCATCGTGGACAACCGGATGCGCCCAGCTGTTACCCTCTTGAAAATTCGGTTCAAAGGTCCCCTTGAGTCGATAGGCATCCGGTGTTGCCTCGATCAAAGCAACCACACCATTTTGATAGCGGTAAATCAGGTGACCATCGGCATAAACAATCGCGGCTGATCCACCACCCGGGCCACGTTGATTACCGCCCCAAACCACATCACCGCTTTCCAATTCCAGGCAGATCGGAAAACCCTGATTGTGCTTATGGCCGGAGAACAGGTGCGTTCCAACCCGAATCATGCCTCCATGGTGATTTTGAAAAGTCGACGCATCAAGAAAATAAACCTCGTTCGCTGTCATCTGCCCCGCTTCAAGCGTCAATTTCAGCAATGCGGCACCGGTCCCATACCCGGTTGAACAAAAAACAAAATCATCCCAGACAATCGGCGTCGGAATATTGGCCACATCATTGGCAATCGCGTTGTATTGCCAAAGCGGCTCCCCATCAACAGCTCGTACGCCAACCAGTCCGCGTCCTGTCAGCTGGATATACTGTCGGACGCCGGCTGCTTCAGAGATGACGATCGACGAATAACCAGCGCCATCCTTGCCACGGGACGATTCGGCTTCGGCAGGTTTCGTCGACCAAATAGTTTCGCCCGTCATTTTATCCAGCGCCACCATCAAGGCATCCGGCCCTCCCGGCGTGCAAATCAGCCGATCGCCATCAATCAACGGAGACTCGCTGTAGCCCCAACCCGACATCATTTTTCCCTCAAAATCGTCGGCAAAGCTTTTTTGCCAAATCACTTTACCTGTTTCCACATTCGCGCAAATCAAATCCCCTCGCAAACCCACTGCATAGACTCGATCTCCATCAACCGTC
Coding sequences:
- a CDS encoding gamma carbonic anhydrase family protein yields the protein MSNFQIDFRPQLVDPTAFIAENAVVLGDVTIGAEASVWFNAVVRGDTSPIQIGPGSNVQDSCVLHADPGFPCEIGENVTIGHAAVVHGATIEDNVLIGLRAVVLNGARVRSGSVIAAGAIVTEGVEIPPHSLVMGVPGKVVRETTEQHLAQIRHAAEHYKIASRKYNSRLES
- a CDS encoding HEAT repeat domain-containing protein, coding for MIIRCLFLLCFLAMLPDPVKALPPDQSLEMQLWAAEPQLRDPVALSFDNSGRLYVVQSARRSSVDIDIRQHKEWVLDDLGNQSIHDLRQFFRQKMAPKFSDTNRSWLEDRNHDGSHDWKDLQEVTETIQLLEDRDGDRKADHSTVFATGFQEEITGVAAGVMPLGTDVFFTVYPDLWRLSDANRDGVAEKRQSVHRGFGVHAAFDGHDLHGLTIGPEGKIYFSVGDNGFSIKPTGATPIHYPNTGGVLRMNPDGSELEVFAIGLRNVQEIAFDEYGNLFSVDNDGDLANERERFVYIVEGGDSGWRLNWQFRTEGWSKFTQGPAYNPWIEGQLWKPHFQGQAAYIVPPISNYSVGPGGFKYNPGTALNDHYRGHFFLCQFPVKKITSFQVRPNGASFSMTNEHTFHEGLMASSINFGPDGALYIADWDGMWSPNGRGKIYRVDEPKAANGERRKNVAKLLQTGLRDHRITEVSELLGHPDQRIRRLAQFELVRRQAAATCLQIAATTSAPQLARIHALWSLLQMQAHCLPDLTTQLPWQDADPEIRAQVGKLAGDMKLDTATKQVRQLLQDPSARVRFHAAISIGKLGAAEATNELFQLAKQNANRDPMLRHAVIMGLANATPPAQLALAKDDPSVFVRSVCVVALRKRRAEELAHFLTDSDPWVRRETAAAIHDDFSPPIALKKLAARLNEQPTESDPAIIRRAISANFRLGRNQDAARLINCAADASMSLEMRLESLNCLMRWAENPSYDRVVGRIREREPQDVSDARNLLQSHIESLLQNQEPELDVAIARLVRERELDVPNEIFARWFRTEDQPLPIRIESLKTLAARNSPQLAEQLEIALATNEQALRATAFQLLTTRNPQRAIDWLTEQWPDIDLQERQAGIRLLAALDKPMVKRWLSSLLEKWSLGQLEPELYLDVQQAIQQRANRDLLARLQPLTNKHSDQINLLGGDAARGEHIFKNHVTAQCVRCHLAGGGSKQAGPELQEIGKRVDRTYLYEALIEPSKKIAKGYQTVVLETDDGRQVTGNIIAEDESSLTIMNSTAKPQKIAKQSIESRRISQLSTMPSMKDVLTQFEIRDLIEYLSQ
- a CDS encoding mechanosensitive ion channel family protein; this encodes MKWKLLLFAISVAFSASEMTVLGQESNAKDDVKQEIEKSVQDLGSQASTTLESLQSGDFQSAVSGVGVLLKGYALPAATAFVVFILAYFFAAFVARICSAPVRKRVDETLGRFVGKVIFYLIIVGAGLGVLQYFGIGVTSFAAVIGAAGFAVGLAFQGTLSNFSAGVMLLVFRPFKVGDVINAAGITAKVNEIDLFATTFDTPDNRRIVVPNSMISGGIIENVTHHNERRIDVNVGVDYSAEIDTTRAILLAAVQSLDGIIEGEGRGIQIYLNELADSSVNWVVRVWFPAAAYSGKREELMRAIKMHLDEAGIGIPFPQMDVHVSQEKS
- a CDS encoding alkaline phosphatase family protein — its product is MKYRDRRPLRPMAIELLENRILLAVDHVVHISVDGLASRWLEPLLRAEERNSSGDYSTFLELQNEGAWTLNARTDANYTLTLPNHSSMLTGRPVLEHNSLPLQIGHAWTDNNDPPVGQTLHANHPDLDYVSSVFDVVHDQGGSTALYATKSKFSLFDRSYNSSNGAADTNPKGGNNGRDKIDRYFVSADISQVVDQFAASLGREEFTYSFLHLAGPDRKGHQFGWASPAWNESVKESDRQIAQVMNMIRSDSGLRDSTAMIVTSDHGGLSTGHASAAELANYQIPFYVWGTDVQAGANLYSIYSSTTSDPGFGQPNFSNAQQPIRNGDSGNLALELLGLPPIPGSTLRNLHPCAVNATCDLPPDRSPSESFDFGDAPAPFPTLQEEAGAFHKLEPGFFLGSMVDAESDGQPDRQALADDDEDGITFISAMVPGQTASLDAVASEAGILQAWFDWNVDGDWADSGEQVVANQPLTAGSNRLTFQVPSAVTSTSLFARFRFSRQLDLSPSGSAETGEVEDYQVIIQTEPMTIGEVRAGNDSFQMHSGTAPVSLPVLTNDQGTGELTIINLIQSDLGQATIASNGRSIIYAPAASFQGRETLVYQVQDSGGSVGQANVLIQVNSMISPHPHPPSKNDGPEVALRLKATNESGDAVTQVAPGEQFWLSLFVQDVRPDAKGVAHAFVDVVFDGKLTAKGPLVAGPLYSVEAAGMLEIGQINEAGGRQASAPGPQEALLFKVPLAVDDFGLIRFKIVTADSADHDLRLIGAADATPFRHWNVSTLELQVIQDQETAFDPRDVDQNQIITPLDALLVINDLNQHGARILADSPQAPAHPVDVNGDGAIAAIDVLLIVNWLNRQAQPREIARPAIVAAIAADLLFETWSQDEEAQTVLIPSPASEQAFAAPFTSDKLNRSQIS
- a CDS encoding PQQ-like beta-propeller repeat protein — its product is MIRFRLAISSFVITICVAASLAISADWNQWRGPQRDGKSDETGLTKDWTANAPELSWQVDGLGKGYASLAISDGRMFTLGAIDGQEDLVALSVEDGAKLWTVSFGEGDHSNGTPTVDGDRVYAVGLRGDLICANVETGKVIWQKSFADDFEGKMMSGWGYSESPLIDGDRLICTPGGPDALMVALDKMTGETIWSTKPAEAESSRGKDGAGYSSIVISEAAGVRQYIQLTGRGLVGVRAVDGEPLWQYNAIANDVANIPTPIVWDDFVFCSTGYGTGAALLKLTLEAGQMTANEVYFLDASTFQNHHGGMIRVGTHLFSGHKHNQGFPICLELESGDVVWGGNQRGPGGGSAAIVYADGHLIYRYQNGVVALIEATPDAYRLKGTFEPNFQEGNSWAHPVVHDGRLLLREQDKLMCYDIRRKQQ